In Muribaculum gordoncarteri, the genomic window ATAATTTATAGCATTGTAATACTCCCTATTAGCATAACAGGGCACGAAATTGTCAACGATTTCCATTCGTGCTGCATTATATCCGTAATCATTGAATTCATCAAGAATTGAAATAGTTGACAATTGGAAATTTTTGTCAACACTTTCCTGCCATACTTTTTTAGGTGTTATGGTCAATTGTTTTCTGTTTTCCGGCGAGATGTATTCATTGATTTGACTTACTATTTTGTTAGTTAATGTTTTATGCGTATAATTTATGCGTAGAACAATATTCATATCCTTTAACGCCGACAATATTTTGTCGATGTTGCCCAATGTATGTACAAATGCTGAATCGCAGCCGTTTTGGAATTTTACTTTGTCATGGTTCCCTTTATCCCCGTCCAAAGTTATCTGAAATCCGGAAAATTTCAACCGTTTTAAATCTTTGATTTTATCAGAGGATAGAAAATATCCGTTTGTGGTTGCTGAATTTAGAAATGGAATTTTAGCTTTATCACATTTTTCTATTGCGTATTCGCTAATTGGAGCTATCACTTGTTTAAAGTACATGAATGGCTCTCCTCCAAACCATTCTATGTGGAGAGATGTGATATTTCGCTCATCAATCATGTAATCAATGTGTTTCTTTACTCGAGTTATAGTTTCCTGCGACATCATTGACGGAATGTGATTCTGTATGCAGTACCAGCATTTGTAATTGCAATTCAGTGTCGGTAAAATTACTAAAAAATAATCTTTTGAATGTATTGTTTCAAGATTTCTTTTTCGGATTACCTCAATTTCATCAACATTATCATCAATTATAAACTCATTGTCGACTAATTTTTGATAAAAGGATGGTGCCGATTCTTTTAATATTTCAGGGTTGCAAATTAAAGGTTTTATCTTATTACCCAATTCTATAGGGAGAGTAAAGAATTTATGTGATACCCCGTTATACCAATAGCTTTTTGAGTCTTTAGATAGGATATAGTTGTAATGACTTGGTTTCATAATTATATGGTTTTAATAGGAGCAATATTTTATATTGCTCCTAAATAGTAAAATTAAGGTTCTTCTACCTTGCCTCCTCCGGCTTCAAATCCGTCCTCGTTTTCATCGACAGGACAAGCGCATCCCGCTTTGCGATTGACACATTGCATGTCCAATTCGCAAGCACATCCTACTACTGAATTGGAGCATTGATACTGTAAAGTTATGCCTGAACGACCTCCTTTAACCTCCAATGCTTCTAACTCTGAGAGTTCTTGAAATGAAAATATACTCTTAAGCATAGTTGTTACTAATTATTAAATGCTTCCTATTAACGTAATTCGGCATCCACGACATTTTTTACCCTGTTATGTTCAGTATATAACGTGCGCATATTATATCTATTTTACAAAATTTCCTATATAGGTTGTTTCATCGATGTTAAGGTATAGGGTGTAGCTTATGCCTTTAGTCAATCCTGTTATTGTAAACTCTTGGCATTGATTATTGGTGCTTGACGGATACCCGCTCCACACCATGTTGTTATTTTTTAAAACAACTACAGTTACATTATCACTGTATTCGCCATATACGCGTAACACATCATTGTCATCGATGGTGACATAAGGAGAATGTTTTGACGGCATTCTTTTGGGAAGGTTTTTATTATCTGGATGGTCATTTTCAGTGCATACAGGAATAATATCTTCTCCTAATAGCATTATATTCATTGAACATATAGCAGCAATAATTAATGATATAAATCTAGTTTTCATTTTATAAAGTGTTAAAAATTATATCACAAATATAAAATGAGGCTTTATTCTATCCAAGATTTTTAGTGCGCAAAAAGTGCGCATTTTCAAAAAATGTTATTCTTTAGTGCGCAAAAAGTGCGCATTTTCAAAAAATGTTATTCTTTAGTGCGCAAAAAGTGCGCAAAAAACGTATTAATACATTTATAATGAGCGGATAAATGAGTCCCAATCTCGGGCTGACGCTTTCTCAATTTTGAATACTTTTGCATATAGTCTAGATCTAATAGATGTTACGGTTTCTTTTGAGCGATTAACCATTTTGCTGATGTTGGACGGGCTAATGCCTATCTTTATGAGCATTGTCACTCTCCATTCCAATGCACTCATGAATCTGTCGGGATGCAGTTTTTTATAAAAATCAGGACAATTGGAAATTATGGATTTTTCAAGAGCTTTCCACTCATTATATGATAGATTGAAATTATTATCCGAAATATTTCTTTTTATCTTCCCAACAATCTCGCTTGACATTAATTTATTGTCGGAAATTTGTTTGGAACTTGTCAAATCTTCCAGTTGTGCCGTGGTTTGATTTAATGTGTTTTCTAATTCGGTAATGTAGTCGGTCAATGAATTTACTTTCTCATTATATGAATGGTTTTCTAAAAGCAGATTTGTTATTTTCGCATGCAATTCTTCCGTTACTTTCAATTTTTCATTGAGAATATTCTCAGTTTCGCTCTCATGTAAGAATTTCATATTATTAAGTAATTCTATTTGGTGTTGTGATTTCAATTTTATTGATTTCCACCAAAAGAATATAAAGAGCATAATCAATATAGATATAGCTGACAATATTATTATAATCTTGTTTTTGCGCGCATTATTGACTTTTAAGTCGCTGTTTTCTATTTTATATAGTGAATAGTCATAATTTGCCTTTACACGAGCTACAGCTTCAGCACCCTCTATCTTTCTAATTGAATCAACCGCATCGAACGCTTTGTTATTGTATTTTAAAGCATCATGCCATTGCATTTTTTGTATGTGATACAGTGTAATATTTCTATAAGCATTCCTTTTTGCATATATAGAGCCGTTATCACATAACCATAATAGATATGGCAATGCTTGTTGTGATTTGCCCCGTTGCATATAAATTTTGGATGTTATAGCATATAATACACTTTTTAAATTCTCGGTTTTATAATCATACATAAGAGCTTTCTCTATTAGAGAATCGGCTACCTCTTTGTTGCCCAATGAGTTTTCAAGATATGCATATTGTGAGAGTAGACATCCAGATAATTCCTCTTCATTGATACTTTGTGATAACTCATATGCTTTCTTATAACAGATTAATGCGCTATCTTCATGATTCATGTTAATGTAAGTGTGAGCTATCTCTTTCAATCCATCAATTATAAACAATGTGTCGTTTAGCGCATAGGATAAATCCAATGATTTTTTATTAGCGTTAAGCGCATATTCAAAAAGACCTTGTCTATAATATAAATCACCGATTTGGGTATATATGTACGTTCTTAATCTGTCATTATCGTTTGAAATGAGGGAGTTGACTGCTTTCTGGTAGTAGTCGAGGGCGCGGGGAGCGTCGCCGAGGTCGCTGTAGACTCGTCCGGCGTAATATAGGGCAAGCGGTGTGAGATCGGGGTCGGAGTGGCCGGTGAAGTACTCGACCACGGGGGCTATCATCGAGTCGTTGCGGTGCTCGATGTAGGCCTTGTCGCGTGACTTTATAAGCATCAGGTCGTAACGCATCCGCGTTGCCTTGTCGGCTTGATTGATGGCGGGTGACAGTGAGTCGAGGAGCGCGATTGCGCTGTCGGGGCAGGTGTCGGCGAGCCGTCCGGCGCGGTCGATGTCGTCGCGCAGACGCGAGTTGTCGGCACACCCGGCGACGACGGCGATGCACACGACGGTGATGAATATGTGTAACAAATGCTTCATAGCTTCCGCGAATATACGAATAATCCGCGAAATTCACCCAATAAAAGTGGCGGGCGGAGGGGAGGGATATGCGGCGTGCGTGTGCTCCGCGTGACCTCCGCTCAATCATCAAATCCCCGCGATAGCGTGAGAGCTGCGTAGCTGCTCAATAAGTTTAGCCTCATGCAAATACGCCCTTGGGTGCGTGCAGCGTGAGGTCATGTCGTGCCCCCACCATCCCCGAGGGCTGCGTTAGCTGCCCAATAAAATGTTATCGTTGCCGGGTGGAGCGTTTTATTGGGCAACTACGTAGCCCTTTTCCTTTTTTGTTATCGCTTTTTACCCGTGCTGCGGACGCCTAACGGCGGCCTTGCGCGGGCCTAACGTTATTAAGCAGCTAACGCAGCTTTGGCGCTAACGCGGGGTCCACGGGTAGGCCTACGGCCAACCCGCGGTTAAATACATGTAATGCCTTCGGCATATACCGGGTGGGTATTTGCGCTGACGCGGGAGCGGACGCGGTGCGGGAGCTGACGCGGGGGGCTGCGGACGCATTCGCCCTGCGCTGCGCGGGGCGAGGGCACGGGCATTTGCGGGTGCGCTGCG contains:
- a CDS encoding tetratricopeptide repeat protein, translating into MKHLLHIFITVVCIAVVAGCADNSRLRDDIDRAGRLADTCPDSAIALLDSLSPAINQADKATRMRYDLMLIKSRDKAYIEHRNDSMIAPVVEYFTGHSDPDLTPLALYYAGRVYSDLGDAPRALDYYQKAVNSLISNDNDRLRTYIYTQIGDLYYRQGLFEYALNANKKSLDLSYALNDTLFIIDGLKEIAHTYINMNHEDSALICYKKAYELSQSINEEELSGCLLSQYAYLENSLGNKEVADSLIEKALMYDYKTENLKSVLYAITSKIYMQRGKSQQALPYLLWLCDNGSIYAKRNAYRNITLYHIQKMQWHDALKYNNKAFDAVDSIRKIEGAEAVARVKANYDYSLYKIENSDLKVNNARKNKIIIILSAISILIMLFIFFWWKSIKLKSQHQIELLNNMKFLHESETENILNEKLKVTEELHAKITNLLLENHSYNEKVNSLTDYITELENTLNQTTAQLEDLTSSKQISDNKLMSSEIVGKIKRNISDNNFNLSYNEWKALEKSIISNCPDFYKKLHPDRFMSALEWRVTMLIKIGISPSNISKMVNRSKETVTSIRSRLYAKVFKIEKASARDWDSFIRSL
- a CDS encoding radical SAM/SPASM domain-containing protein, with translation MKPSHYNYILSKDSKSYWYNGVSHKFFTLPIELGNKIKPLICNPEILKESAPSFYQKLVDNEFIIDDNVDEIEVIRKRNLETIHSKDYFLVILPTLNCNYKCWYCIQNHIPSMMSQETITRVKKHIDYMIDERNITSLHIEWFGGEPFMYFKQVIAPISEYAIEKCDKAKIPFLNSATTNGYFLSSDKIKDLKRLKFSGFQITLDGDKGNHDKVKFQNGCDSAFVHTLGNIDKILSALKDMNIVLRINYTHKTLTNKIVSQINEYISPENRKQLTITPKKVWQESVDKNFQLSTISILDEFNDYGYNAARMEIVDNFVPCYANREYYNAINYNGGVVKCTACNDLYESNPPGQLQEDGKIEWKNNFDKLYQEKSYENPKCLNCKYLPVCMGICPRDHAKKRNYCKMDAQDSNIETSLIDFIEHCK